From one Lemur catta isolate mLemCat1 chromosome 5, mLemCat1.pri, whole genome shotgun sequence genomic stretch:
- the BLOC1S5 gene encoding biogenesis of lysosome-related organelles complex 1 subunit 5 isoform X2, producing MSGGGTETPVGCETAQGGGSKKRDSLGTAGSAHLIIKDLGEIHSRLLDHRPVIQGETRYFVKEFECKQLMIQSVDYSRGSRNEKRFIMTI from the exons ATGAGTGGCGGAGGGACGGAGACCCCTGTGGGTTGTGAGACCGCCCAGGGCGGCGGCAGCAAGAAGAGGGACTCGCTGGGGACAGCGGGCTCAGCGCACCTCATTATCAAGG atcttggagaaattcattCAAGGCTTTTGGATCACAGACCAGTTATTCAAGGTGAAACTCGTTATTTTGTAAAAGAATTTGAA TGCAAGCAGCTAATGATTCAGTCTGTAGACTACAGCAGAGGGAGCAGGAacgaaaaaag attCATAATGACCATTTAA
- the BLOC1S5 gene encoding biogenesis of lysosome-related organelles complex 1 subunit 5 isoform X1, translating into MSGGGTETPVGCETAQGGGSKKRDSLGTAGSAHLIIKDLGEIHSRLLDHRPVIQGETRYFVKEFEEKRGLREMRVLENLKNMVHETNEHTLPKCRETMQNNLSQVLQRLQAANDSVCRLQQREQERKKIHNDHLIASEKQHVLQWEDFMKEQPNRRAEVDEEHRKAMERLKEQYAEMEKDLAKFSAF; encoded by the exons ATGAGTGGCGGAGGGACGGAGACCCCTGTGGGTTGTGAGACCGCCCAGGGCGGCGGCAGCAAGAAGAGGGACTCGCTGGGGACAGCGGGCTCAGCGCACCTCATTATCAAGG atcttggagaaattcattCAAGGCTTTTGGATCACAGACCAGTTATTCAAGGTGAAACTCGTTATTTTGTAAAAGAATTTGAA GAAAAACGTGGTCTTCGAGAAATGAGAGTTCTTGAAAATTTGAAGAATATGGTCCATGAAACAAATGAACATACTCTTCCCAAATGTAGAGAAACAATGCAGAACAACTTAAGCCAAGTTCTCCAGAGAT TGCAAGCAGCTAATGATTCAGTCTGTAGACTACAGCAGAGGGAGCAGGAacgaaaaaag attCATAATGACCATTTAATAGCTAGTGAGAAACAGCATGTACTCCAGTGGGAGGATTTTATGAAGGAACAACCCAACAGAAGGGCTGAAGTGGATGAAGAGCACAGAAAAGCCATGGAGAGGCTTAAAGAACAGTACGCTGAGATGGAGAAGGACCTAGCGAAATTTTCAGCCTTTTAA